A window from Bufo bufo chromosome 1, aBufBuf1.1, whole genome shotgun sequence encodes these proteins:
- the MYF5 gene encoding myogenic factor 5 yields MDLVDSCHFSPSEFFYDSSCIPSPEEEFTDDFEHGLSVYGAHKKDFQESDEEEHVRAPTGHHQAGHCLMWACKACKRKSSTMDRRKAATMRERRRLKKVNHAFETLKKCTSTNPNQRLPKVEILRNAIKYIESLQDLLREQVESYYSLPGQSCSEPNSPLSSCSDGMMECSSPQWSSRNNSFDNAYCSDLSTSFATNKLSALSSLDCLSNIVDRITSAEQCGLPLHDSNSSSPSTSTDSIPSTPETSDSRPVYHVL; encoded by the exons ATGGATCTGGTAGACAGTTGCCATTTTTCCCCATCCGAATTCTTCTATGACAGTTCCTGCATCCCTTCTCCAGAGGAGGAATTTACAGATGACTTTGAGCATGGTTTGTCTGTCTATGGAGCACACAAAAAAGACTTCCAGGAATCAGATGAAGAAGAGCATGTGAGAGCCCCCACCGGCCATCACCAAGCTGGCCACTGTCTCATGTGGGCTTGCAAAGCCTGCAAAAGAAAGTCTTCTACAATGGATAGGAGAAAGGCAGCCACCATGAGAGAAAGGAGGAGACTGAAGAAAGTCAACCATGCATTTGAAACTTTGAAAAAATGCACCTCTACAAACCCTAACCAAAGGCTGCCCAAAGTGGAAATCCTAAGAAATGCCATCAAGTACATAGAGAGCCTTCAAGACTTGCTAAGAGAACAAGTAGAGAGTTATTACAGTCTCCCAGGGCAAAGCTGTTCTGAACCTAATAGTCCATTGTCAAGCTGCTCAGATGGCATG atGGAATGCAGCAGCCCACAATGGTCCAGCAGAAATAACAGCTTTGACAATGCTTACTGCTCTGACTTATCTACAT CCTTTGCTACAAACAAACTctcagcactctccagccttgactGCTTGTCTAATATAGTGGATCGAATCACCTCTGCTGAGCAATGTGGGCTTCCTCTTCACGACTCCAACTCCTCATCCCCCTCCACCAGCACTGATTCTATACCCAGCACCCCGGAAACCTCAGATTCTCGACCTGTGTACCACGTGCTCTAA